The Ostrea edulis chromosome 1, xbOstEdul1.1, whole genome shotgun sequence genomic sequence attcatccatggtttctgacAGTTGGACCTAGTAAGCCTTTTAATCCAAGAGCATTTCAATGATGTAATAAAATTGCTTATATCAACCATCTTGATACCACCCGATAGATAGTATTGTGTTATCACAGACCTCTTAACTTTATCTACACTAGATTTCAAtaggaattcaaaaataattttgtataaataagagattgtttctttctttggagtaggaagtgatataaacaaatgattCAATTTTGGAATAAGCAAGGTTTTAATGACAGTAGCCCGCCCAATGGGAGTAAGAATCCTTCTTTTCCACTGTTCAGTAAGAGCAACGATTTTTGGTATTTGAATTCCGAAatttatatcttcaatttctgtaaggtcaactgaaaaattaatacccaataaattaaaagttgttGATCCCCAATCTAATTTCCATCTTGTATGGTGAAAAACTTGATCTGAAAATTTCTTTGAAccaatccaaacaatttttgttttagaagaaTTAATCCTTAGACcagaaaaactggaaaaaaaattctatcgtATCTAGAGCTGCAAAAAGCGATTCAGGTGATCCGTCAAGGGCTAGTGAAGAATCATCTGCATATTGCGATATTTTGTGTTCTGTGTTTTCTATACATATGCttttatacttttgttttgtttaattaatattGCAAGAATTTCTGCACATAGGATGAATAAATAAGGTGCAATGGGATCACCCTGCCTACATCCCCTTTGTATATCAAACTGTTCAGATAAGAAGCCACTCTGTAAAACTGAGGCTCTGAAATTtgtgtttaagatttttatccattgaataaagttttccccaaaaccaaaatactttaaaactttatatatgaATGACCATGACATTGAGTCGAAGGCCTTTTCGAAATCAATGAGAACTAGAAGGCCTGGGATATTATTTCTTTCAGTGTATGacataatatcatatataaatcgaGTATTCTCCCCTATATATCTACCTTTTAAAAAACCAGACTGTGTATCGGATATTATATAATCCAAAACTTGTTTAATTCTAAAGCTGAGACAACcagatataattttgtataatacatttaaaagtgtaattggtcgccagttttttaaaaactgtcttGGTTTGTCCCCTTTAGGTAAGCATGAAATGATTCCTAGTCTTTGCGAAATAGGAAGTTCCCtcttatgatatatacaattaatagctctaacaacataatatttaatgtcattccaaaaaaatttaaagaattcaGTTGTATAACCATCGCTACCCggggatttgttgtttttcatattttttaatactttaagAACCTCTACTTCTTCAATATCATCCTCCAGTTTTTTGGTTGCATGTGTATCTAACTTGGGAGAATTGTAATCTGAGATGATGCTTTCCAGGTCGACATTAATTAAGTTAAAATCATTATTAGTATATAAGGCTTCATAATATTTCTTGACACCTTCTAATATATCTGACTGATTGTAAATTGTACCAGTATCCAACTGAATttttttgatagttttatttaaataatttcggGATTCTAAATTACAAAAGTATTTTGAAGGTTTTTCCCCTTCCTCTATCCAACGTGCACGAGACCTTATCATGTGACCTTGTAGCTTTTCTTTTCTAATGTTTTCAAGAGCTGCTCTCTTCTCATCtagaatatcaaaatcaataggagagTCAGActctaaaatttcaatttcgtctaaaagtttcttttctttgatgtctttttctcttttcttaaaTGCTGAGTATGATATAGTAATTCCCCTAATTTCCATCATTAAAACCTCCAGAAATAAACTTTCATCAATATCGTTTTTGCactgaaaatttatattatcTATGTTATCCAAATATTGGCTAGTAACAgattgaatagtttctttgaccttcataacatattttttgtctgttaataaattgttattaaatttccaaaGGCCACGCCCTCTTGTAAAGGGATTAAATTGTAATTCAAGAATAACAACAGAATGATCAGATCTATATCCTGGCTTTATGGTACagttttcaaccaaatttgacaAACTATCAGATACAAGAAAGTAGTCAAGGCGACTTTGTTTTAAGGGATTTTTTTTCCGCCATGTATAAGCTTTTTTATCTGGATTTAGCACTCTGTAGTAATCTAAAAGTTGTAAATCGTCCATGATTTCTAGAACTTTAGCACGTGCTTTGGGATTATTGATTCCACAATAGTTATAAGTATCCAGTGAAGGGTTTAATGTGAGGTTAAAGTCACCAcatagaataaaatattcattgtcaTATTCCAAGAAAATATTTCGTACATTTTCGTAAAATTGAGGGTTATCAGTATTAGGCCCGTATATATTAATAAGAGTTACTTTGTTTTCTTCAATTGTCATATCAAGTGCAAGTAAATTACCTTCACAATCCCTTTTTACACCATGAATTTTAAactcaaaattattattgaacAAGATGCACACACCCCTTGAGTTTGACatataagaattaaaaatacatttgtatccCCACTGTGATTCAATATATGGTTcacattcagaaataaaatgagtATCTTGTAGACATATAATAGAAAAACGCTTTTGTTTCAAGTAATTAATAACATCTTTACGTTTAGATGGAGTTGCCAGCCCCTGACAGTTCACTGTggctattaaaatattttcagacaACGACATCGCagaaaaataagtaaaacaACTAAACATCTAGACATTTTCAGCAAGTAACTTACCCGTCCATCGTTTACCCATTCACACACACTAACACTCACAtaataacacaaacacatgtaaacaatttgtatCGGTTCGATGATCCCGATCCCGGTCCTGTCGCTCATCAGATAATGGTATTTCAAACCCGATCCAAATTTGTTGCTCCCGCATGtaaatttaaagtttgtttagcTTTCTACAGGGTAACAGGCTGTGTCCATAATATCGAACTTGTGTCGAACACCTTTCTGGTCCAACCCGAAAATTTTTCCGTTGTAGTACCAGGCACTCTGGATTTTCTCGTCGTTGTTGAGATCTCTTAGTAATTGAGAGTTCATCTGTGTTATATGATCGAACATCTTGAATCGTTTTTTGACTTCTTCCTTAGACCTGTTTCGAATAAGTGTAATTTTAGATTCTgagtttttgaattttgcaattaCTGGTCTGATTTTGCCTTTCGCCCCTGGAATTCTGTGAATGGCTAAAATATCAGCGGGGTCGATGGTCACTTTCGCTGCTTCCTTCATTATGACACACAGTTCTTCTCGAAGGTTTTCTTGTGGTTTCTCCTTCCATCCtagaaattttatattgtttttctgaGAGTACTGCTGGTTGTGATTAGCGAGGGTCAACGCTGATTCCGTCAGGGATCGATATCTTTTCATCGTGCTCTGTAATGATCTCAATTCTTTAAGGTGTTCTTGAAACTTCTCTCTTATGTTTATTAAGTCCATATTCACCCCATCTTCAATTTCTTTAGTTTTCGACACAAACGTTTTTACTTTTTGGTCGACTCTGCTTTCAAATTCGTCTTTCACCTGAGCTTTCACGCTTTCAATGACTTCTTTTGTTAGTGTCTCTTTAACATCCGagatgatttcattttttatttctccCTTCATTTCTGACATAATCACTGCAACTATGCTTTTGATATCGTCTTTCTTTACCATAGATTCCCTGATCTCTGTTAGGCTTTCATGAATTCTTTTTAACTCACCCGATATGTCGGCACCTGGAGACATGGGTGTCGTGGGTTCTGCGTCGGAACTACTAGTCCGTTGTTGTAGCCTTTTGTCCGAGACATTCGTACTTCTTAAAGTTCTTATAGATGATGGTACCGAATCTATCTTCAGTTGACTCTGTACCAACCTTTTCTCCAGAGATTTTCCGCTGCGATCTACTTGTTTCTCATTCTTTTTCTCTGTTTTCTCTTTCCCGTCCATGTTCTCCGATATTCCAGTGAGTAGATCTCTGCTCACGATGATTTTTAAACTTCAAGGAATACAAAGTCAAAACCGCAAAGAATACCACAGAAATCCCACAGAAACATGCACAAATCGGTCTTTTATTTGATTAGGCGTCTTTTGAAGCTTTTATAAAgtttttgagaaacaaaatcGAATTTTTAGCGGAGCGCTCAAAAGTACGTCAGCCTACTGCCATCACGTGACCGGAATCTCCTGGAACGTATTGTTACTGTAATCAAAAGGTGATTAAAAGATACAGttagaaaaagaaaagagacAGAAAAATATACCATAAGAAGGAGAGCATTTTCTCActgttgtgagattgatcactgttcgttatcttagccTTTCATCCACATTTTGCCCGCTATCTTGctgaacttgtatatttttatgccgTAGCTATTTGTCGCTTTATCTGTACATTTCTTTACTCTATTTCATGTTGAATCTATATATGTCTATAAgctttaggggcgagatcaaaagatcgatgtctgatgaaaatctaaattcaaatagctAGAGTAAAGGGGGATAAAATCTTTCGTAAGTTTCTGTCACCCGACATCAATTACACTtaagtggaaaaagaaaaaaagacaggcaactgttaaaaaccacataatattGCATTTTACTGAACATTTAATGCATGTAGTTTTAAAAGGGGcgggggtcttggtgaaaactatgtgaatttagatttttgtaAGACGTTAagcttttgatcttgccccttaTAAATTTCCACAGACAATTATATCgcctgggttcgaatttactattaaaatgCAAAGGTATAGATCTCTAAATATGGGGTACCCCAAGTTCGccaatgtaaaaacaataaaccaaatggtataaaattctaGTATGTAATCTAATATATCCATATTTAATCAATCTACTTCACTACCAaggttcatcccgaaattctgTATTTActaagatatgcagaaatgaattcagaaAAATGCCTCTTAGATTTTAGTTGAATTTTAGCTGGACCTCGGCACTATGATATGACTTAACATAAtgttgagcattgcaacaagtattacatagggctcacagcgggtgtgaccggtcgacaggggatgcttactccttctagacacctgatcccacctctggtgtgtccagaagtccatgtttgcccaactatctattttgtattgcttataagattgatcactgttcgttatcttcaccttttatgtgcaatattagatatcatttctaattTGAATTTTACCCCCAATCCATAAactgaagtccgtaatagctcctaGTGACTGGAAATTTCAAAACCGTCTGCACTTTCACTtatcacagccattttgacTGGTGCAGTTACTTACCCCAAAAAGGATTAAAGAACCCATAACTATTTAGAAACTGAATActaattttcatcaatattaattgattatagtacataaattatgctaataacaagtcaatataaaaatatgaatgtcATTTTTTCTATCCAAACTATATTAACACAGGTGTGTGACGATTTATTATAATGATGTTAATttgggtagttagtggcaccgTTTTCCCTGTTCACGCTGTAGCTGTACAATGTCCTTTCCATCGATGTTCCTTTACATTTCATTGGCGTTGGTGGCCTAGTGATTAGGCTTTGAGACTCTcaaccgaaaggtcgtgggttcgagtcctggccgcggcaggaccgatgttgtgtccttgggaaaggcattTTACacgaatttcctcactccactcaagtgtaaaaggggtacctggctatagacagtgaaagatgttgttagaatgttagtgatCTAGCGCCTGTAGCGGCAGCTTGCACTGTTTCCAAtgaagctgagaaagttctagattgatataaggtctaccggggtaataatgtattttaaagcgctttgagcagcatacgcttgaaaagcgctatataaaatccaatcattattatcattgttattatttctATGCCTTCTTTCTTGATGTTCATACATATTTCTATACCGTTTTAAATTTTCCGCCGTGCTTCTTTTTCTGATCTCTTCGTGATGGTTCCAGTTGAATTGTCAGAGGTAAGGCATCAAACAAATGGAAGCCTTACCTTTGTATGTGCAGTAAATAACTTGGTTATAATTGTTAACTAAAATTCGTAATTATTCTAAACACTATCTGGATGATTTCTTGTCACTGTTCAGACAGATGAAATGGTATACGCCATATGTGCATGAATTTTCCTCATTTATAAAACTTGTCATGAAGCCACATTACTCATTCGTACTTACAATTGTAACACTTAACATTACTCTTTCTTACATACAGTTGTAATACTACAGGCTAAAATGGGGTTTAGGGAATTTGAATTGTaggaaatatatcttttttatcTTTGCAGATTTCCAAGAATGGGAAACAAAGATTGTCTGGAAAATACAGATGAACagaatgtggatttaaaaagcGAATCCATGCATCCATATCCTACTATTCAGAGTATAAGAGAACATATTAAATCTGGAAATAAAGAAGGGGTTCGATATCATTTAAGTGAGATATCGAAAGATATTGAAAAATACAATAACGAGCAGAAGAAAGCTTTGAAAAATCAATTACTTTTGCATTTAGCAGTCACATATGACCAGACCAGCGAAAGTGTTGAGAGATTTTTGAAATACCTTCCTGGTGACATTTTACTAGAACATGAAGACGGCCAAACAGCTCTACACGTTGCCATAGTCATGGGGAATTATAAAGCTGTTAAAATGCTTCTAAAATATGCTACGGAAAACGACAGGACGAAGAACTTGTTAGAAAGTTATGCTGATGGAAACCAATTCAAGAACACTGTTCTTATAGGGCAGTTGCCTTTGTCGGTAGCCGCTCTCATGCTGAAAGCAAATGATCCAAACTCTACAGATATTGTGGATCATCTGATGAAAAACGGCGCTTGCatttcaaagaaaaacaaacatggcgatACATTATTTCATTCGCTGATCAAATACGGTGATATTTACCCAGATAAGATTTTCGATGTTACTTTTGCTTTTAAGTATTTGTGGGAGAAATATACAGAGAAAGCTTCCTCTGATAAAGAAAGTATCTCTAAACCTACAGATATTTTGTTCtgggaaaataaagaaaacttgACGCCGCTGCAACTGTCTGCCAAGCTTGGCGTCGGTGAAATCTTTGACTACATCATTAATATTTCAGACGTGTACTGTTTCCAAAATGCTAAGGATGGTCTCTTCGACATCCGAACATATGATGTGACTGAATTTGACCGATTAATACGGTATATAGAAAACAACGATGGACAAAAAATTGGAGAACTTTCAATATTAGAAATGTTATTTGACTCGCGGTGTAGCATGAAAGAAGCTTTTCAAATTCTTAACCAGAAAGTAGTTCAATTCATCTTAAAGAAGAAGTGGAAAACCTATTTTGTTCCCATGGCCATCTGGCTGGTAATGCACTTTTTGTTCATTTCTTTCGCAACAATGGTGACCGTGCAAAAATCTGATGCTTTAACATGTTCTATTGGAAATCCAGATTCGTGTGTTGTAAATGACAATTTCTATATCGTTGGTGTTATGTATTTCTTGATTGGACTGATTTACTTCTTCATTGCTGTTATGGTTGTATGGAAGTTATCAGAACGTTGTTATTACTTCAGTTTTGGATTAGTTTGGCATAATCTTGATTACATCATTTGTTTAACGGTGGTGTCTTTTGGCGCTATAACAgaatctatatttatttttcttcggAGACATTGGGACTATCACCTAGTATGCTTATTGCTATGCGGGTGGTATTTCATGCTTTATTTTTCTCCTTTTCACGAAAATCTTGTCGCTTTCACATACATGATGAAAACGGGGCTCCTCAGAGATTTCTTTCCATTTTCTTTCACATTTACATTCCTTTTAATATCGTTTACCACGGTCATGCATGTCCTTTTCAAAGGGACGGATGAAGATCCAGAGGAATTCCATACCTTTGGAGAGTCAATTTTAACCATGTTTAAGATGGGGGTTGGTCTTAATGATATTGGTGTTCTAAATCAATCGAGAATCCCGTGGTTGGCCTATACAATGTTCGTGCTCTTTgcaattttatcatttatacaTCTGCTGAATGCTCTTATCGCCATCATGTCTCAGACGTTTTCAGATGTTCACAAGGAAAAAAGCTCATATCACAAGTACCAAAGACTGTGTATGATAGagttatttgaagatatcatgaTTACTCCTTTTCTGGTTAAAGTTGTACCATGCATCGATCAGGCAAAACACTGGACTCCGAGAGAGTTACCTCATCCCAAAGGTAATGGTATAAAGAGATATCGCTATTTGACAACTGTTCATTCATTGGACGAATCTTTTTACGATAGGGatgaaaaagaagagaaaaataAATCTGATGTAAATCAAGTAATTGATTTGATACGAAATGgaaacaatgaaataattgacTTAATaagaaatggaaataaaatgcGCAGAAATAAAGATGTAACATTTGTGGTGGAAAAAATCCATCATGACCAAACACATCAATTCCCTgaaattaaataaattctgcttctgcttcatacttagatattttactgaaagGAGATATTAACGACtaactaacaacttaactttatgacaaactggatgatttcaacttctccatcgtcaatttccaatatgtacatgtatgtagcaatattccattatcacctgcatatggtgtttatactctctcaaatgattcgatatgcaagagcttgttctgcgtatggtcagtttttaaactgaagcaggctactgacaaacaagttgatagtgcaggggttccaacagtctcttttaatatcagcatttcgcaatttatattgtcgttataacaatctagtttgccaatacaacctatcattgggtcaaatgctgtctgacgtgtttcatgccgattgttggACCGtacctggcacactgattttgactacggataactccgtttacctgaataagatatggggctcatggcgggtgtgaccggtaaacaggggatgtttactcctccaaggcacgtgatcccacccctggtatatccaggggtccgtgttagcccaactctttattttgtattgttataggagttatgagattgatcactgttcgctatcttcgcctttcatccaTTACATTATTTCTGCTCAAGagaatatactagtatattcgTGGTGATAAGTTTTCCAGGTTGTTATGGgggattgattgtatgttgtttaacgtccctctcgagatttttttcactcatatggagacgtccctATTGCCGCTGAAAGGTTGCAAAATTTTAGTCTATGCTCCGcccttacgacctttgagcagcgagggatatttatcgtgctacacctgctgtgacacggggcctcggtttttgcggtctcatacgaaagaccgccccatttagtcgcctcttacgacaagcaagtgggtactgaggacctacaaTAACCCAGTTCCCCACGGGATTATTGATAAAAAGAACACGATAGGTTGATTTGAAACACATGGTTTTATATAGAAATAGCTAAAAATTGTTTCACGATTATTTACCCGGggtttatttattataattttttatttgccATTGTCATGATATTGCTGCCTGTTCAACAATATAGTAAACTGTGTTAAAATTTAGAATGTTAAACACCTAGATACTATTTTTTTCTActatttttaaattctattgAAACGATTATTCAAAGGCTAAATAAGTTATAAGCATTTCTGTTCGAGTGCCAGTATTACAAGTATCTTGATTTGTTAAACAAATGAATCCAATCCAACTGGaataaaattataataaaaCCACAAGGAATCATCATGTGAATGAGTTAGTTATAGATACAAGAAATGTATTCCCATgtgtttctttctttctttttggtCTGCATATTAGATGTACACAGTATTTTAACCAGCTTAAAACTGTACTGTTCGTGTGACAAACAATGTGTACACAAATAGAGGAATTACTGGTATGGATG encodes the following:
- the LOC125680662 gene encoding transient receptor potential cation channel subfamily V member 3-like; this encodes MGNKDCLENTDEQNVDLKSESMHPYPTIQSIREHIKSGNKEGVRYHLSEISKDIEKYNNEQKKALKNQLLLHLAVTYDQTSESVERFLKYLPGDILLEHEDGQTALHVAIVMGNYKAVKMLLKYATENDRTKNLLESYADGNQFKNTVLIGQLPLSVAALMLKANDPNSTDIVDHLMKNGACISKKNKHGDTLFHSLIKYGDIYPDKIFDVTFAFKYLWEKYTEKASSDKESISKPTDILFWENKENLTPLQLSAKLGVGEIFDYIINISDVYCFQNAKDGLFDIRTYDVTEFDRLIRYIENNDGQKIGELSILEMLFDSRCSMKEAFQILNQKVVQFILKKKWKTYFVPMAIWLVMHFLFISFATMVTVQKSDALTCSIGNPDSCVVNDNFYIVGVMYFLIGLIYFFIAVMVVWKLSERCYYFSFGLVWHNLDYIICLTVVSFGAITESIFIFLRRHWDYHLVCLLLCGWYFMLYFSPFHENLVAFTYMMKTGLLRDFFPFSFTFTFLLISFTTVMHVLFKGTDEDPEEFHTFGESILTMFKMGVGLNDIGVLNQSRIPWLAYTMFVLFAILSFIHLLNALIAIMSQTFSDVHKEKSSYHKYQRLCMIELFEDIMITPFLVKVVPCIDQAKHWTPRELPHPKGNGIKRYRYLTTVHSLDESFYDRDEKEEKNKSDVNQVIDLIRNGNNEIIDLIRNGNKMRRNKDVTFVVEKIHHDQTHQFPEIK